A single window of Leptolyngbya ohadii IS1 DNA harbors:
- a CDS encoding type II toxin-antitoxin system PemK/MazF family toxin, with the protein MTGLPKDSVANVSQILTIDKTFLTERVGSLPENLQESVDDGLRTVLYL; encoded by the coding sequence GTGACAGGTTTGCCGAAGGATTCTGTCGCAAATGTTTCTCAAATTTTGACGATCGACAAAACATTTCTAACTGAACGAGTTGGATCGCTTCCAGAAAATTTACAGGAATCCGTTGATGATGGACTGAGAACGGTTTTGTATCTCTAG
- a CDS encoding Tab2/Atab2 family RNA-binding protein produces MAESMRWQADFYRRPLQDEAGSSLWELVVCDADGQFAASAFCAQSEADSAWIAAQLQPWIEQQGKPDVLQVFRPQSVSLILSAAEKLGIKVEQTRSTPALKQLLIQKAAEYQSLPNYTNQSYEPVALDRPAPLPLPENLWGDRWRFAALPAGDLVRAFIDRPIPIREMPEALFPINLQLPSTLPVPGVVIDGGRQSMNLARWLMRSSPVFLNYIPGQPDGLILEAGLVERWVLTTFEDPDVIQAARTFRERQAQAKGLHFLLVQPDDSGMTYTGFWLLQSEV; encoded by the coding sequence GTGGCTGAATCTATGCGCTGGCAGGCTGATTTCTATCGTCGTCCCCTTCAAGATGAGGCAGGCAGTTCTCTCTGGGAGCTAGTTGTTTGCGATGCGGACGGTCAATTTGCTGCGAGTGCCTTTTGTGCCCAGTCGGAAGCGGATTCTGCCTGGATTGCGGCACAGCTTCAGCCGTGGATTGAGCAGCAGGGCAAACCGGACGTGCTTCAGGTGTTTCGTCCCCAATCGGTGAGTTTGATTCTGTCCGCAGCAGAAAAACTGGGCATTAAAGTCGAGCAAACCCGATCGACTCCCGCCCTTAAACAGCTACTCATCCAGAAAGCCGCCGAATACCAATCGCTCCCCAACTACACCAACCAATCCTATGAGCCTGTGGCTCTCGATCGTCCGGCTCCGTTGCCCTTACCAGAGAATTTGTGGGGCGATCGCTGGCGATTTGCGGCTTTGCCTGCTGGCGATCTGGTGCGGGCATTTATCGATCGTCCAATTCCGATTCGCGAAATGCCGGAGGCGCTGTTTCCGATCAATCTTCAGCTTCCCTCCACGCTACCCGTTCCCGGTGTGGTGATTGATGGCGGCAGACAGTCGATGAATTTGGCTCGCTGGCTGATGCGATCGAGCCCTGTGTTTCTCAACTACATTCCCGGACAGCCAGATGGTTTGATTTTGGAAGCAGGTTTGGTCGAAAGATGGGTTTTAACGACGTTTGAAGACCCAGATGTAATTCAGGCGGCAAGAACCTTTCGCGAACGGCAGGCGCAGGCAAAAGGGCTACATTTTCTGTTAGTTCAACCGGATGATTCGGGGATGACCTACACGGGATTCTGGTTGCTGCAAAGTGAAGTTTAG
- the argZ gene encoding bifunctional arginine dihydrolase/ornithine cyclodeaminase, with product MTTSPIRFLMCSPDHYDVDYVINPWMEGNVHKSSRDRAVEQWEKLYHVIKDYAIVDLVTPQKGVPDMVFTANAGLVLEKTAVLSRFYHKERQGEEPFFQQWFEENGFTVHTLPKDLPFEGAGDALLDREGRWLWAGYGFRSELDAHPYLADWLDIEVLSLRLMDDRFYHLDTCFCPLMDGYLLYYPPAFDSYSNRLIEMRVPESKRIAVEEADAVNFACNAVNINRTIIMNKASASLRQRLESVGFQIVETPLTEFLKAGGAAKCLTLRTIESVQPVHHAVAAIESRVVQLEGHLLDSGLINRALDTIVEAGGSFQVLNFKLGEQRQSTSTAEIRVTAPDHVVMENIMSQLIDMGAVARPTEVCDNQLETVTKDGVAPDDFYVTTIYPTEVRVNCEWIKVDNQRMDGAIVVSQPANGTTAECKLLRDLKAGDRVVVGVEGIRTIRKTESREQRNTTQTKPDEFSFMGSGVSSERRVELVVEQIAWELRKIRDQGGKVVVVAGPVVIHTGGGEHLSHLIREGYIQALLGGNAIAVHDIEQSMMGTSLGMDMKRGVSVRGGHRHHLKAINTIRRCGSIAEAVEQGVLTSGIFYECVKNNVPFSLAGSIRDDGPLPDTQMDLIKAQEDYARLIKGADLILMLSSMLHSIGTGNMTPAGVKMVCVDINPAVVTKLSDRGSVESVGVVTDVGLFLSLMVQQLDRLTSPYQVAQTV from the coding sequence ATGACTACCTCACCGATTCGGTTTTTAATGTGTTCTCCCGACCACTATGACGTGGATTATGTGATTAATCCCTGGATGGAGGGGAACGTCCACAAGTCTTCCCGCGATCGTGCCGTGGAACAGTGGGAAAAGCTGTATCACGTTATCAAAGACTACGCGATCGTCGATTTGGTGACACCGCAAAAAGGTGTACCGGATATGGTGTTTACTGCCAACGCCGGATTAGTGCTAGAAAAAACAGCGGTGCTGAGCCGCTTCTACCACAAGGAGCGTCAGGGCGAAGAACCCTTCTTCCAGCAGTGGTTTGAGGAAAACGGCTTCACCGTCCATACGCTGCCGAAGGATCTGCCCTTTGAAGGTGCAGGGGATGCCCTGCTCGATCGCGAAGGTCGGTGGCTCTGGGCAGGTTACGGCTTCCGATCAGAGCTGGATGCTCACCCCTACCTGGCAGACTGGCTGGATATCGAAGTGCTGTCCCTGCGCCTGATGGACGATCGCTTCTATCACCTGGATACCTGCTTCTGTCCGCTGATGGACGGCTATTTGCTGTACTATCCACCTGCGTTTGACTCCTACTCGAATCGCCTGATCGAGATGCGCGTTCCCGAATCGAAGCGAATTGCGGTGGAAGAGGCGGATGCGGTGAACTTCGCCTGCAATGCGGTGAACATCAACCGCACCATCATCATGAACAAAGCCAGCGCCAGTCTGCGGCAGCGGCTAGAGTCCGTGGGCTTCCAGATCGTAGAAACCCCTCTGACGGAATTCCTGAAGGCGGGCGGTGCAGCAAAATGCCTCACTCTGCGTACTATTGAATCTGTCCAGCCTGTGCATCATGCGGTGGCGGCGATCGAGTCTCGCGTGGTTCAGCTCGAAGGACATCTGCTGGATTCCGGACTGATCAACCGTGCCCTGGATACGATCGTGGAGGCAGGCGGCAGCTTCCAGGTGTTGAACTTCAAGTTGGGCGAACAGCGGCAAAGCACCTCAACGGCGGAAATTCGCGTCACCGCTCCCGATCATGTCGTGATGGAAAACATCATGTCCCAACTGATCGACATGGGGGCAGTGGCTCGTCCTACCGAAGTTTGCGATAACCAGCTCGAAACCGTCACCAAAGATGGTGTTGCGCCCGATGATTTCTACGTCACCACCATTTATCCGACGGAAGTGCGGGTGAACTGCGAGTGGATCAAGGTGGACAATCAGCGCATGGATGGAGCGATCGTCGTTTCCCAGCCTGCAAACGGCACTACGGCAGAATGCAAGCTGCTGCGGGATCTGAAGGCAGGCGATCGCGTCGTTGTCGGCGTAGAAGGCATCCGAACCATCCGCAAGACGGAATCCCGCGAACAGCGCAACACCACCCAGACCAAGCCGGACGAATTCAGCTTTATGGGATCGGGCGTGTCGAGCGAACGGCGCGTGGAACTAGTGGTCGAGCAGATTGCCTGGGAACTGCGGAAGATTCGCGATCAGGGCGGCAAGGTTGTCGTGGTAGCGGGTCCAGTGGTGATCCACACGGGCGGAGGCGAACACCTGTCTCACCTGATTCGAGAAGGCTACATTCAGGCACTCCTGGGCGGCAATGCGATCGCCGTTCACGACATCGAGCAGTCCATGATGGGCACGTCGCTAGGGATGGACATGAAGCGGGGCGTTTCAGTGCGAGGCGGACATCGCCATCACCTGAAGGCAATCAACACGATCCGTCGCTGCGGCAGTATTGCGGAAGCCGTAGAACAGGGTGTGCTGACCAGCGGCATCTTCTACGAGTGCGTTAAAAACAACGTGCCCTTCTCCCTGGCAGGCTCCATCCGCGATGACGGTCCCCTCCCCGATACGCAAATGGATCTGATCAAGGCACAGGAAGACTATGCGCGGCTGATCAAAGGCGCTGACCTGATTCTGATGCTGTCCTCCATGCTGCACTCGATCGGGACAGGCAACATGACCCCCGCAGGCGTGAAGATGGTCTGCGTCGATATCAATCCCGCTGTCGTGACCAAGCTGAGCGATCGCGGCTCGGTGGAATCCGTTGGAGTCGTAACCGATGTGGGCTTGTTCCTCAGCCTGATGGTGCAGCAGCTCGATCGACTGACGAGTCCGTATCAGGTGGCTCAGACGGTTTAG
- a CDS encoding VOC family protein: MFQRIAELMYFVPDRHAAAAWYAELFDAPIIYLDRPDHFFVSVGDQEIWFHLADRKVSNGTAGQVAYWRVDCFDTALEKATQMGAVLYRGPLDRGDGSWMCQVKDPFGNLLGFFGQRRSD, translated from the coding sequence ATGTTCCAGCGGATTGCTGAGCTAATGTATTTTGTGCCGGATCGTCATGCGGCAGCAGCCTGGTACGCAGAACTCTTTGACGCGCCCATTATCTATCTCGATCGCCCCGATCACTTCTTTGTGTCAGTCGGGGATCAGGAAATCTGGTTTCATCTAGCCGATCGCAAAGTGTCTAACGGAACTGCTGGACAGGTTGCCTACTGGCGCGTTGATTGCTTCGATACTGCACTGGAGAAAGCGACGCAGATGGGAGCCGTTTTATATCGCGGTCCCCTCGATCGGGGTGATGGAAGCTGGATGTGTCAGGTCAAAGATCCGTTTGGGAATTTGCTAGGCTTTTTCGGTCAAAGACGCAGTGATTGA
- the bchB gene encoding ferredoxin:protochlorophyllide reductase (ATP-dependent) subunit B: MKLAYWMYAGPAHIGTLRIASSFKNVHAIMHAPLGDDYFNVMRSMLERERDFTPVTTSVVDRHVLSRGSQEKVVDNITRKDTEEHPDLIVLTPTCTSSILQEDLQNFVDRAQMEAKGDVLLADVNHYRANELQAADRTLQQIVQFYIEKARKKGDLATEKTAKPSVNIIGISTLGFHNQHDARELRKLMGDLGIEVNAVIPDGASVHELKNLPRAWFNLLPYRELGLMTAEYLKAQFEMPFVDITPMGVVETARCIRAIQQILNGQGHAADYEPFIDEQTRFVSQAVWFSRSIDCQNLTGKKAVVFGDNTHAAALTKVLAREMGIRVVLAGTYCKYDAEWFREQVSEYCDEILISEDNAEIGNAIARLEPAAIFGTQMERHVGKRLDIPCGVIAAPIHIQNFPVGYRPYVGYEGANQLVDLVYNSFTLGMEDHLLEIFGGHDTKEVITKGVSAESDLNWSKDGLAELNKIPGFVRGKVKRNTEKFARDRGIESITAEVLYAAKEAVGA, encoded by the coding sequence ATGAAATTGGCTTACTGGATGTATGCGGGACCTGCCCATATTGGAACCCTGCGAATTGCCAGTTCCTTTAAGAACGTCCATGCCATCATGCACGCGCCGCTGGGAGACGATTACTTTAACGTCATGCGTTCCATGCTGGAGCGGGAACGGGATTTTACGCCGGTGACGACAAGTGTGGTCGATCGCCATGTGCTGTCACGGGGATCGCAGGAAAAGGTGGTCGATAACATTACGCGCAAGGATACCGAGGAACACCCGGACCTGATTGTGCTGACTCCCACCTGCACCTCCAGTATTCTCCAGGAAGATCTGCAAAACTTTGTCGATCGTGCTCAGATGGAGGCAAAGGGTGATGTGCTGCTGGCGGATGTGAACCACTACCGCGCCAATGAATTACAGGCAGCCGATCGCACGCTTCAGCAGATTGTCCAGTTTTACATTGAGAAAGCTCGCAAGAAAGGTGATCTTGCTACCGAGAAGACGGCAAAGCCTTCGGTGAATATCATCGGAATTTCGACGCTGGGCTTCCACAATCAGCACGACGCTCGCGAACTGCGGAAGCTGATGGGCGATCTGGGAATTGAAGTGAATGCGGTGATTCCCGATGGAGCCTCGGTGCATGAGCTGAAGAATTTGCCCCGTGCCTGGTTCAACTTGCTGCCCTATCGCGAACTCGGTCTGATGACGGCAGAGTATCTGAAAGCGCAGTTTGAGATGCCTTTTGTGGACATTACGCCGATGGGTGTAGTCGAGACGGCACGGTGTATTCGGGCGATTCAGCAGATTCTTAACGGGCAGGGTCATGCCGCAGACTACGAGCCGTTTATTGATGAGCAGACGCGATTTGTCTCCCAGGCGGTTTGGTTTTCGCGATCGATCGACTGCCAAAATCTCACGGGCAAAAAGGCGGTTGTGTTTGGTGACAATACCCACGCTGCGGCGTTAACTAAAGTGCTGGCACGGGAAATGGGAATTCGCGTCGTGCTGGCGGGAACCTACTGTAAATACGATGCGGAATGGTTCCGGGAACAGGTGAGCGAATACTGCGATGAAATCCTGATTAGTGAAGATAACGCGGAAATTGGGAATGCGATCGCCCGTCTGGAACCCGCTGCGATTTTTGGCACACAGATGGAACGGCACGTCGGTAAGCGGCTGGATATTCCCTGCGGCGTGATTGCGGCTCCGATTCACATTCAGAATTTCCCGGTGGGTTATCGTCCTTATGTGGGCTATGAAGGGGCGAATCAGTTGGTGGATCTGGTGTATAACTCCTTTACGCTGGGCATGGAGGATCACCTGCTGGAAATTTTCGGCGGTCACGATACGAAGGAAGTGATTACAAAAGGCGTTTCGGCGGAATCCGATCTGAACTGGAGCAAGGATGGTTTAGCCGAACTGAATAAGATTCCCGGATTCGTGCGCGGCAAGGTGAAGCGAAATACGGAGAAATTTGCTCGCGATCGAGGGATTGAGTCGATTACGGCTGAAGTGCTGTATGCGGCGAAGGAGGCGGTTGGGGCGTAA
- the htpG gene encoding molecular chaperone HtpG → MTTILEQGNISIHTENIFPIIKKWLYSDHEIFLRELISNAVDAIQKMRMVARSGEFSGEMGEPQITIAIDKDNNKLSISDNGIGMTADEVKQYINQVAFSSAEEFVQKYKDSSDQSIIGHFGLGFYSSFMVATRVEIDTLSYKEGAQPVHWSCDGSTQFELSESDRQAQGTTVTLTLMEEEKEYLEPHRIKQLVKTYCDFMPFPIMLDGEQINKQKAPWKESPNSLTKEDYLEFYRYLYPFQEEPLLWVHLNTDYPFVVNGILYFPKLKPDVDVTKGQIKLFCNQVFVSDNCDEVIPRFLLPLRGVIDSTDIPLNVSRSFLQNDRTVRRIADYIAKKVGDRLKELYRDDREQYIRCWQDLGTFVKFGSMNDDKFKKQVEDILIFRTTFEGTPETPAVQVQSSEGDLWQDVSQQDQTADSLDGKFYTTLKDYLERNKTRHENRVYYCTDAASQATYVELHRSQGLEVLFMDSFIDSHFISFLEREHPEVKFSRVDADLDETLIDKDQSSEIVDPTTNKTRSEQVKELFQQALGKPKVTIRTEALKSDNAEAAPPAIVLLPESLRRMSEMTALLTQQTAEFPEEHTLLVNTAHPLIQNLLTINQGKILQADGQSPSGELSNLICQHVYDLALMAQKGFDADGMKSFVERSNQVLTRLTQQ, encoded by the coding sequence ATGACGACGATTCTGGAACAGGGCAACATCAGCATCCATACGGAAAATATTTTTCCGATTATCAAAAAATGGCTCTACTCTGACCACGAAATCTTCCTGCGCGAACTCATCTCCAACGCCGTAGACGCAATCCAGAAAATGCGGATGGTCGCTCGGTCCGGCGAATTTTCTGGCGAGATGGGCGAACCGCAGATCACCATCGCCATTGATAAGGACAACAATAAGCTGTCGATCTCCGATAACGGCATCGGTATGACGGCAGACGAGGTGAAGCAGTACATCAATCAGGTCGCCTTCTCCAGCGCCGAGGAATTCGTCCAGAAATACAAGGACAGTTCGGATCAGTCGATTATCGGTCATTTCGGTCTGGGTTTCTATTCGTCCTTCATGGTGGCAACGCGGGTCGAAATCGATACCCTGTCCTACAAGGAAGGCGCTCAGCCCGTTCACTGGTCTTGCGATGGTTCCACCCAGTTTGAGCTTTCAGAATCCGATCGCCAAGCCCAGGGCACGACCGTAACGCTGACCCTGATGGAGGAAGAAAAAGAATATCTGGAGCCACACCGGATCAAGCAGCTCGTCAAAACCTACTGCGACTTCATGCCCTTCCCGATCATGCTGGACGGGGAGCAAATCAACAAGCAAAAAGCCCCTTGGAAGGAGTCGCCCAACAGCCTGACCAAAGAGGACTACCTGGAGTTCTATCGCTACCTCTACCCGTTCCAGGAAGAGCCGCTGCTCTGGGTTCACCTCAACACCGACTATCCCTTCGTCGTCAACGGCATTCTCTACTTCCCCAAACTGAAGCCCGACGTAGACGTGACCAAAGGGCAGATCAAGCTGTTCTGCAATCAAGTGTTCGTCAGCGACAACTGCGATGAAGTGATTCCCCGCTTCCTGCTGCCTCTGCGCGGCGTGATCGACAGCACCGACATCCCCCTCAACGTCTCCCGCAGCTTCCTGCAAAACGATCGCACCGTCCGCCGCATTGCCGACTACATTGCCAAGAAAGTAGGCGATCGACTGAAAGAGCTTTACCGGGACGATCGGGAGCAGTACATTCGCTGCTGGCAAGACCTGGGAACCTTCGTCAAGTTCGGCTCCATGAACGACGACAAGTTCAAAAAGCAGGTCGAGGATATCCTCATTTTCCGCACCACCTTTGAGGGCACACCCGAAACGCCCGCCGTTCAAGTGCAGTCATCAGAAGGCGACCTGTGGCAGGATGTTTCCCAACAAGACCAGACCGCAGACAGTCTGGACGGCAAATTCTACACCACGCTGAAGGACTACCTGGAGCGCAACAAAACCCGCCACGAAAACCGGGTCTACTACTGCACCGATGCCGCGTCCCAGGCAACCTACGTGGAACTGCACCGCAGCCAGGGCTTAGAAGTGCTGTTCATGGATTCCTTTATCGACTCCCACTTCATCAGCTTCTTGGAGCGCGAGCATCCCGAAGTCAAGTTCTCCCGCGTCGATGCCGACCTGGACGAAACCCTGATTGACAAGGATCAGTCCAGCGAAATCGTTGACCCGACGACCAACAAGACCCGCAGCGAACAGGTCAAAGAACTCTTCCAGCAGGCACTCGGCAAGCCCAAAGTCACGATCCGCACCGAGGCACTCAAGTCCGACAACGCGGAAGCGGCTCCTCCAGCGATCGTCCTCCTGCCCGAATCCCTGCGCCGCATGAGCGAAATGACTGCCCTCCTCACCCAGCAAACCGCCGAATTTCCAGAGGAACACACGCTGCTGGTCAACACCGCTCACCCACTGATCCAAAACCTCCTGACGATCAACCAGGGTAAAATCCTGCAAGCAGATGGACAATCCCCCTCCGGCGAACTCTCGAACCTGATCTGTCAGCACGTCTACGACCTGGCACTGATGGCACAAAAAGGCTTCGACGCAGACGGTATGAAGTCCTTCGTGGAGCGATCGAATCAGGTACTCACCCGCCTGACCCAGCAGTAG
- a CDS encoding FAD-dependent oxidoreductase, with the protein METVMETVDVAVIGAGLAGLTCAQQLRQAGYRVVVIEKSRGLGGRAATRRLMTTCADHGLRYLESQGERSQIFIDRLLQAGVLVPWTEKTHTLNSAGVITVDPEVHPRYAAPNGMSAIAKELAIHLEGRGRGGPIWGGRWNGGR; encoded by the coding sequence ATGGAAACTGTAATGGAAACGGTGGATGTGGCGGTCATTGGGGCAGGACTGGCAGGCTTAACCTGTGCCCAGCAGCTTCGGCAGGCGGGTTATCGCGTGGTGGTAATTGAGAAGTCACGCGGGTTAGGAGGCAGGGCGGCAACTCGCAGGCTGATGACTACCTGTGCCGATCATGGACTGCGCTATTTAGAGAGTCAGGGGGAGCGATCGCAAATTTTCATCGATCGATTGTTGCAGGCAGGTGTTCTGGTTCCCTGGACTGAAAAGACCCACACTTTGAATTCCGCTGGAGTTATCACCGTCGATCCTGAAGTGCATCCCCGCTATGCTGCGCCCAACGGCATGAGTGCGATCGCGAAAGAGCTGGCGATCCATCTGGAGGGGCGGGGAAGGGGCGGGCCGATTTGGGGGGGGAGGTGGAATGGCGGGCGTTGA
- a CDS encoding YaaW family protein, which produces MDELRIPLELASDEELQLLTDILFRRRFNPLDYVCTPQPIEVCSQSREEQIEAIEERFRFLAADGVTVLRRRSSDVSYRQILVRVCRYLKLPYAQSMTTEDLEAEIFLHLLHRAWENLPASEKRVLNGKIQQVVNESHLAQQLPKSPHTDPVGLLLKGGSALAVSSVLRPWLLQVLAKQFAIHWATYQVAREAIVQGGTAVAAQVQNQAALQIASRGMALNAARYGAARSLLAFVGPALWMWFFADLGWRTVATNYGRVIPVIFTLAQIRLTRMADFQPA; this is translated from the coding sequence TTGGACGAACTACGCATTCCGCTGGAATTAGCAAGCGATGAAGAACTCCAGCTTTTGACCGACATATTGTTTCGCCGCCGCTTCAATCCGCTGGATTACGTTTGCACGCCCCAACCGATCGAAGTCTGTAGCCAATCCCGCGAGGAGCAAATTGAGGCGATCGAGGAGCGGTTTCGTTTTTTGGCAGCGGATGGCGTAACGGTGCTGCGGCGCAGATCCTCCGATGTCAGCTATCGGCAAATTTTGGTGCGGGTCTGCCGTTACTTGAAGCTGCCCTACGCCCAGAGCATGACGACGGAAGATCTGGAAGCCGAAATTTTTCTGCACCTACTGCATCGTGCCTGGGAAAACCTGCCCGCCTCCGAAAAGCGCGTCCTCAACGGCAAAATTCAGCAGGTCGTCAACGAATCCCATCTGGCGCAGCAGCTCCCCAAATCCCCCCACACTGATCCGGTCGGCTTGCTCCTGAAGGGCGGCAGTGCCCTCGCAGTGAGTTCGGTCCTGCGTCCCTGGCTGCTTCAGGTGCTGGCTAAGCAGTTTGCAATTCACTGGGCAACTTATCAGGTTGCAAGGGAGGCGATCGTCCAGGGAGGAACGGCAGTAGCAGCACAGGTGCAAAATCAAGCAGCACTCCAGATCGCCTCGCGGGGTATGGCACTCAACGCCGCACGCTATGGCGCAGCCCGTAGTTTATTAGCGTTTGTCGGACCCGCCCTCTGGATGTGGTTCTTTGCCGATCTGGGCTGGAGAACCGTGGCAACTAATTATGGTCGCGTGATCCCAGTTATTTTTACTCTGGCGCAGATTCGCCTCACACGAATGGCAGATTTTCAACCCGCTTGA
- a CDS encoding J domain-containing protein: MTETLSENQRTATYYELLKLHPSASPQQIRQAFRDLSKLYHPDTTALPPAIATAQFQQLNEAYATLSNPDRRFAYDRKIGYSRFTVIQPPADLNKPVSAARKYRSSAYLDPNDRPLSGGELFALFILGLTFIGCFALAVAIAYARGGSALQMIEPPATVLKTLLVLLQP, encoded by the coding sequence ATGACAGAAACTCTCTCTGAGAATCAGCGCACCGCAACTTATTACGAACTGCTCAAACTTCACCCTTCCGCCTCTCCCCAGCAAATTCGCCAGGCATTCCGGGATCTCAGCAAGCTCTACCATCCCGATACCACTGCCCTGCCTCCCGCGATCGCCACTGCTCAGTTTCAGCAGTTGAATGAGGCATACGCCACCCTCAGCAATCCCGACCGCCGCTTTGCCTACGATCGCAAAATTGGCTACTCCCGCTTCACCGTTATTCAACCTCCCGCTGACCTGAATAAACCCGTTTCTGCCGCCCGCAAATATCGCTCCTCCGCCTACCTCGACCCGAACGATCGCCCGCTGTCCGGTGGAGAACTGTTTGCCCTCTTCATTCTGGGTCTAACCTTCATCGGCTGTTTCGCTCTGGCTGTAGCAATTGCCTACGCGAGAGGGGGTTCTGCTCTGCAAATGATCGAGCCGCCAGCGACCGTGCTAAAAACGCTGCTTGTTCTATTACAACCATAG